Below is a window of Mixophyes fleayi isolate aMixFle1 chromosome 12 unlocalized genomic scaffold, aMixFle1.hap1 SUPER_12_unloc_2, whole genome shotgun sequence DNA.
ggcctttcactggatggatttggatgtcattctagctgctaattatttttaaaatgattacagTTACACTCAATTCATTGATAACtttgatacaaatatatatatgagcttgtcaggcgccgtcctagTGCTGTTCCGTCCACACAGGGACAGACGCTTTCTCTCCTGCTGGAGGTTGCATCTAAATCCTTTGCTTGTTCGAAACTGGTACATAGCAGATCTATTTAAAACATATACCAAATctgctaggacccttcggtcacatACAGAATACAGCAAACACAGTCTTCTTAGTAATGCCACAATAATATCTATTTACCCCTTGTTGCTACATGACATAGTTGGCATAATATATgtcaaattcattttaaaatacttaCTGTCATTTAACTTATACAGGGCATTATTATTTGTGGCTCTTATAAAATACTTATTCAGCTCACCTGGTCACATTCCTATGTGTATCGCAGTATAATTCTACAGCTTGCACAAATAGgcaaatacaaaacacaatttataaaatacaatatgcaAAAATCTTAAACCGCCTATTGtacccagatggtctcccatcctgAAACCAGATGCATCAGAGCTGACCAGTCGGCAGCTCTCTCTGCGCAGGCACGTCCTGTTGCTAGCCAACGGAATGCTACTCAGCATCTGACGGCGGCTGCTGACGTCCGCCCCAACGATAATCAATTTCCTGGACATTCCCTATTTAAAGAAGGCTTTGGCACccctagggtgccagagtattagggcCCCTAGCTGCAGGCTTGTATGTGCTTCTACAATATTCGGTCTGACTCTACAGCTGACTCGTCTTTCATTAACACTTCTTCTGGATAACCCATTGGGCTCTGTAAGATTCTCCTGGTATTGGACTTCAGTTTAGCAGGTTATCCCgttggatcctccctgtgtactacaCTGTCCGCTCGGTTTGGCCACGGCTTTCCAGACTATCCAATTACTTCAATCTATATCGCTGAGTGCCCTTCTGGAAAACCATGACCTACGCATCTCTTTCAGCTAAAtctaaactcccttgcgggggtccctggtgaagacaagAGGTGCGTTAGAGTCCGCGCATCCAGACAAAGTTGAACCAAATTCAGCAGATAGCTCCTGCATCCTGACAgaactatatggacaaaggtatttggccacacctgttaattattgaattgaggtgtttcaatcagactcatTGCCAGAGGTGCATAAAAGCAAGCATATagacatgcagtctccatttgtgatacaaaatgggtcattctgaagagctcagtgacttcaagcgtggtactgtggtaGGATGTCAGCTTTGCAGTAAGACGGTTCTGAAATTTCATCCCAGCTGGATATtacacagtcaactgtaagtgatattattaaaaagtggaagcatttaggaacaacagcaaatcagccatgaagcggaagatcatgtaaaatcacagagcggggtcaacgactgctaatgagcgtggtgcataaaagtcgccaacgctctgttgattccatagctgaagagttccgaacttccactggcattaatgtaagcactaaAACTTTGTGTCGAGAGCTTAAATGAATGTGATtgcatggccgagcagctgcatgtaagaatcactaagaccaatgccaagcgtcagatagagtggtgtaaagcacacagacactggactgtggagcagtggaaacatgttctgtggagtgacgaatcacgcttctctttTTGaaagtcagatgggtgagtctgagtATGGCGAATGCCGAGAgaatgttacctgtctgactgcatcatgtcaactgtgaagtttggtggtggagggataatgatatggggctgtttttcagggtttgggctaggccccttatctccagtgaagggcaatcttactgcttcagcataccaagtcattttggacaatgctatgcttccaggtttgtggcaacattttgggggaggcccttttctattccaacatgactgtgccccagtgcacaaagcaaggactacaaagacatggtttgctGAACTCAGTAAGGAAGACAACAGTGTAGTAAGTaaaaggaaatacatttttaattaaaaatggaaCCGTGGGACATAATGATAATTACATGCATTCATTGATTCAGAGTCCTAGATTAAATGTGTTATAAACTGCTAGCACCTTGACAGACCCTTACTTCCCAGCAGtccaaaatattattataatatatcagATTTATAAGACACATCTGCTTTAAGAGAACATAAATGCAATCTTGGCATCATTTTTGAATAACCTAATCTGCAGTATTGGGGATATCAATATGTATAGTCTTAGAAATTGGTTTGGGTCCCTAcagaaattattataatatattagagGGTTTACTTAAATAGATAAAGATGTAAGCGTTAAAAAATGATTTGAGGATTTCTATGTGAAAAACCCTAGCATCCCATTTATATACCTCCTTCTTAAAGTTTACTAGAATGTTACAAACCCTCCAGGGAGATACAGAGTATGTAGATACTTGTATTCATCCTGTAGAATGACAATTGCCCTCTCCCCTGAAGACTCTCAACATGTGATAAATTATTAAAAGCCTTTGATATGTAGTTTATGTACTAGTGATGTTACGTCACTGGGCACACTAATAAAGCACAATCATGGACTTTAAGCAGTGTCCAATTTATTAGATATGGCGTCTACAATAATAAGAAGCAGTACACTGCAGAAATATTTCTCAATTGAGTGTAcccaatttattttacatttactgtaCATTTATAGGATACAGGGGAGCAAtttaatgaaatgtttttttattggtgTCTGAGAAGAAAACTTTACCCTTCGCATCAACCTAAAAATCATGGTCCCCAGAACTGGTGGAGTTTTCGATGACTTCCTATTCTGTGGAAGGCTTatagttataagatatatatatcttACATGATCGACATTCATATGGTCGACACCAATGTATAGaaagggttggaaagtcgacaataataagattgacagtattattaggttgacaattcaaatgtagattaTTAAGTCGACAGTTCTAACATTGAAAGTATTATTAGGTTGGCAATAATATCCCaagccctaaccctaaacctagcTTTAAACCTATCCCTAACCCaaatcctgggcctgattcattaaagatcttaacttaaaaaacttcttatttcagtctcctggacaacacaatgttacaatgcaaggggtgcaaattagtattctgttttgcacataagttaaatactgactgttttttcatgtagcacacaaatatcaactttaaatttcagtgtacaaataagctatcaagtatttgtgtgctacatgaaaaaacagtcagtatttaacttatgtgcaaaacagaatactaatttgcaccccttgcattgtaacatggttttgtccaggagactgaaataagaagtttcttaagttaagatctttaatgaatcaggccccaggttataattttttaattttacatatattCCCAGAGCCTCATCCATTTGAAATTTGCCAGATCTGGATGAGTCATCATCACAGGTCATGTGCTTTTATACTTATCATCAAATATGGCACCATTGATGTGAAGGACATGTTGGGGACCCTAGTTTtgctcatacttgtcaactttggtAATCACCCCTCTTGGAGATCTTCAAAGTTGGCCATGTATTGAGGGCATGACCATGCTAATTGTGTCATTAGTCCCCgcccctgctatacaataccaatttcggCCTATTGTAGCAGGGTGCAGGGCTGGGATGATActattagccctgcccccacttaCTTCACCAACGAAGCTggcaggattcgggaggttgcctgctctcctgggagtgcgggagagctcccaaaaatttgtgagtctcctggacttttcgggagagtaggcaactatggttttgTCCAGTCTTTTCCAGTTTATACATAAAGTCTTACAACATTTTGCAGGACGAGCTCTATCATTGGACCAGGATTAAGACTAAAGGAACAACAGAGGAAGGACGGTGCTAAGGACAGGATTACTACAAACCAATAGCTGTGGTGCAACACTTTTATAATTGTTACGCAGGAAGTGCCGATTCTTTCTTTGAGGTTCCCGCTGTTCTACTTAAATGTGCCTCATTGTATATGCGTTAGAAAttgatatataaatacaattactTATGCCCTTTATCTTCACCTGACCAGATCATTCAAAGAACTTAAACAAtgcataattataattattttacactGGATTAATTCGGGCCTAAACACATTATGTTACTAATTTTCAGGTCTGCTCTGTGCTCAGTTTTTGAAGTTGGTTGAAAACAACCTACAGCCAGGTTTCAGATTATCAGAATCTCACagaagcacagattatttcaggagtaTGCCGGTCTTGTTTGGATAGTCACTTGTGTGATGTCTACAGGGAGCATCATGACGTGAGGAAGAGCAACGGTCAAGAATGAAACCCCAtatacagtagagatgctcactgacccccgtgaactggttttggttttgaatgtggAATAGCTTTggggtttggttttggcaaaaccactctcatgtgttttggttttggattttttagaagaaatcctaaaatatgctaaaatcacataattttgctctttatttgctcctacattattattaacctcaataacactcatttcaagtcatttgcagtcaattttgaccacctcacagatcataatattattttcatacactttcaagcaaaaactgcagcgacctggctggatggtaagcgacagagcattgacacaaacacacggcagttcctagcacatctaggacacattggcacacagcagtggcagaaaagaaaaatggggtaaCGCcctcccctcccacccctcgctatgttggatcttaaaaaggaattcaaaactcgcgagatccgagatccgacaacataacaataacgttttgcctcattttcatatCCGACGgtgctcggatctgctaagttcgggtttgttcggttctcggggaaccaagcctgagcatctctagtatacagTAGGATCCCAAAACAGCACAGAGTAATCAAAACAAGTTTCTGTCAAACTAAAACAGAAAGAGTCAAATGTGCCTCTATATGAAGTACAGTTCAGAAGTCCAATTTGTTTCAACTTGTTGGCACCACGGTGGTGAGATGTTCAGAAACATGCGATAATGCTCAAGGTCTTTTTGATGGTTCCTTTGAAGTCCTTATTCCTTATACTGTAGATGATGGGATTCAACATGGGGGTCACCACCGTGTAGAGAATGGAGACCACTCTATCCTGATCTTGGAAGTGACCGGATCTAGGGCGCATGTACATGAACATAATAGTACCGTAGTAGAGTGAGACAACCGTGAGGTGGGAGGCACAAGTAGAGAAAGCTTTGTGTTGTCCTATATTGCATCCAATCTTTAGGATGGTAGAAATGATATGAACATAGGACAACAGCGTGAGCAAGAAAGAACAAAGACCAATTATGCCACACGAGATATACACTGCTAATTCATTGAGCCAAGTATCTGCGCAGGAGAGCCGGAAGAGGGGGGGCATCTCGCAATAAAAGTGGTTCACGTGGGTGAACTTGCAGTAAGGTAGTTGGAAGGTGAAAACAGCATGGATCACAGAGTTCAAAAAGCTCACAGTCCACGATCCGGCAGCAAGATATAGGCAGAATTTTTTATTGGCGATATTGTTGTACCGCAAAGGTTTACAGATAGCGATGTACCTATCATAGGCCATTACGGCTAGTATTAAACACTCTGTAGCTCCCAGAGCCAAATGGAAGTACATCTGGGCTGCACACCCCAAGAAGGAAATAGTTCTGTCCCGAGATAACGTATTTATAAGAATTTTTGGCAAAACGGTTGTAGAGAAGCAGATGTCAATGACGGAGAGGTTACATAGGAAAAAGTACATAGGGGTTTGAAGTTGTGAATTAAGTCTCACAACAATGATCAGTAAAAGGTTCAAAGATAATGTCACCATGTACATCATTAAGAACAGCAAGAAGAAGACAGTCTGCAGACCCGGGAGGTTGGATAATCCTAAAAGGATGAACGTTCTCTCCAGTGTTTTGTTTGAATTCTCCATATCATTTTTGCAATCTccctatattaaattatataaaaatatacaattaataaaattaCAGATATGTCAGTGCTATAGTGATAGTTACATGGTATGATTTACATtgaacacagtaggcctgattcattaaggaaactaaggcaaaaaaaggagtacgtttgttcctggacaaaccgtgttacaatgcaaggggtgcaaattagtttattatttgcacataggttaaatactgactgttttttcatgtagcacacaaatacttgatagctttatttgtacaatgaaatttaaagttgatctaggacatgccctatcccaactataaatctgtcccgcaattttatatttacctccccctcaaatgcagcatggttttgctaaggcgcaaagttacttctttttttgtactttccttaatgaagcagacccatattgtttttcttttaccaATAATTAATACTTGTAATTGCTGTGCAATCTAATACTATGATATAATTACAAGTGTCTATAATGTTGTACGTATCCCAGCTTATTAAAACTAGGGGTAGAGATATCTATTCAGCATGGGGTCACTATCAGATTTGTCTATGATGATATCAtctatgtttttcttttaatgaaGTCTCTCTCACCATTCAACAATTTATATTGTATCATATTTGCACAACAATACACTGGTATGTTCATTCATTTAGAAATGATTTATACATGGAAAATCTAAATTGAACTTAACTTGCTATAGGTGTCCATTAACAGATCTAAGTATAGATATAGAAGCCAATCTTGGTGTTTGATTCTAGGCATGATTAGTTGTAACACACCTGTTTATTATAGGTGCTTGCTTATATTCTGTTTTTATGATTTCGAATAAGCTCCTAGTGGTCTACCATAGGTATCTGTGGTGGGGGTTTTTCATAGCTATGGCTCTTTCAGTCATGAGTAGATGTCCACCTCTAGGAGTAATGAAATGGACATGCCAAACTGAGTTTCATTGGTGATAATGGTGCAAAGGAGATAGGCCTTCTTCTCATTTGCCCGTTCCAGTAAACTTATGTTAGTGGGAATATTACTCTAGAATTAGAGTAAACGCTTTTTAATGGTGGGGGTGGTGGtgggaggcgggggggggggggttatgtttTTGACAATGTTCTCTGTTTTTTGCCTTTATGCAAGAATAAATGGTCT
It encodes the following:
- the LOC142112110 gene encoding olfactory receptor 5V1-like; the protein is MENSNKTLERTFILLGLSNLPGLQTVFFLLFLMMYMVTLSLNLLLIIVVRLNSQLQTPMYFFLCNLSVIDICFSTTVLPKILINTLSRDRTISFLGCAAQMYFHLALGATECLILAVMAYDRYIAICKPLRYNNIANKKFCLYLAAGSWTVSFLNSVIHAVFTFQLPYCKFTHVNHFYCEMPPLFRLSCADTWLNELAVYISCGIIGLCSFLLTLLSYVHIISTILKIGCNIGQHKAFSTCASHLTVVSLYYGTIMFMYMRPRSGHFQDQDRVVSILYTVVTPMLNPIIYSIRNKDFKGTIKKTLSIIACF